Proteins encoded together in one Planctomycetaceae bacterium window:
- a CDS encoding anthranilate synthase component I family protein, with product MDTSPGEMAARVTVRPIDLTCPAGAVVPLLQGQPGAVMLDSSALHDQYGRYSVITCRPIEVLTLDRGALRRDGREIAPARRSDFWPALRAALGRVKLTAPAPPAAYLGGWFGFAGYELANLVERLPAPRAGDTHLPDLRLSLHDAVLVYDALLRQWQMVELVFDHPPDGAGCAARALQDMIDQARDLPTAPPPEAAERADPTCRPVVAGAVCNFTDEQYRQAVARCVEYIAAGDIFQVNLSRRLSVRQGPPAAAIYQALRRRNPAWYSAYLQFEFAGAPCAVLSSSPELFLSARDGRVVTRPIKGTRPRRGDAAADAAAAEALLASPKDNAELAMIIDLLRNDLGRVCRYGSVVVSEKRRLEVHPTVLHLVGTVEGQLCAGVDAAALLRATFPGGSITGAPKIRAMEIINEIESVPRGVYTGCIGYVGVDGSCQWNIAIRTLVCDGGDVHMQVGGGIVADSQPQGELDETADKARAMLEAIEEARVACATAL from the coding sequence ATGGATACATCCCCCGGCGAGATGGCCGCCAGGGTCACGGTGCGGCCGATCGATCTCACCTGCCCCGCGGGGGCGGTGGTTCCCCTGCTGCAGGGGCAGCCTGGGGCCGTCATGCTCGATTCGTCCGCCCTGCACGACCAGTACGGACGCTATTCCGTCATCACCTGCCGCCCCATCGAGGTGCTCACGCTTGATCGCGGCGCGCTGCGGCGCGACGGGCGGGAGATCGCCCCCGCGCGCCGAAGCGACTTCTGGCCCGCTCTGCGCGCCGCCCTGGGACGCGTCAAGCTGACTGCCCCAGCCCCGCCCGCGGCGTACCTGGGCGGATGGTTCGGATTCGCCGGCTACGAACTGGCCAATCTCGTCGAGCGTCTGCCCGCCCCCCGCGCCGGCGACACGCACCTGCCGGACCTGAGGCTGTCGCTGCACGACGCGGTGCTGGTCTACGACGCGCTGCTGCGGCAGTGGCAGATGGTCGAACTGGTCTTCGACCATCCGCCCGACGGCGCCGGCTGCGCCGCGCGGGCGCTGCAGGATATGATCGACCAGGCGCGCGACCTTCCGACGGCGCCGCCGCCGGAAGCGGCCGAACGGGCCGACCCCACCTGCCGCCCGGTCGTGGCCGGCGCGGTCTGCAATTTCACCGACGAGCAGTACCGCCAGGCGGTCGCGCGGTGCGTCGAGTACATTGCCGCCGGCGATATCTTCCAGGTGAACCTCTCGCGCCGCCTGAGCGTGCGGCAGGGGCCGCCGGCGGCGGCGATCTACCAGGCGCTGCGGCGGCGAAACCCGGCGTGGTATTCGGCGTACCTGCAGTTCGAATTCGCCGGCGCGCCCTGCGCCGTGCTCAGCAGTTCGCCCGAGCTGTTCCTCAGCGCCCGCGACGGGCGGGTGGTCACGCGGCCGATCAAGGGCACGCGCCCGCGCCGCGGCGACGCCGCCGCCGACGCTGCCGCCGCCGAGGCGCTGCTGGCCAGCCCCAAGGACAACGCCGAACTGGCGATGATCATCGACCTGCTGCGCAACGACCTGGGGCGCGTCTGCCGCTACGGCAGCGTCGTCGTTTCGGAGAAGCGCCGCCTCGAGGTGCATCCGACGGTGCTGCACCTGGTCGGCACGGTCGAGGGGCAATTGTGCGCGGGCGTCGACGCGGCGGCCTTGCTGCGGGCGACGTTTCCCGGCGGCTCGATCACCGGGGCCCCGAAGATCCGGGCGATGGAGATCATCAACGAGATCGAGTCTGTGCCCCGCGGCGTATACACTGGATGCATCGGTTACGTCGGCGTGGACGGCTCGTGCCAGTGGAACATCGCCATCCGCACGCTGGTCTGCGACGGCGGCGACGTACACATGCAGGTCGGCGGGGGCATCGTCGCCGACTCGCAGCCCCAGGGCGAACTGGACGAGACAGCCGACAAGGCCCGGGCCATGCTCGAGGCTATCGAAGAGGCGCGCGTCGCATGCGCGACAGCACTATGA
- a CDS encoding ABC transporter ATP-binding protein — protein MRYFFRSLGYLKPYRWRVGVSIFCAALIALLWSGGFALIPPGIKVLMTPEGLHGWAWNSVVEDRLGVTVVQHVVPPDMPPIDGQTVLMVVDVVKVNKDGAAAAAGLRENVWLVGIEDRRDDHRVMRADRLVRELAAMPPGQTVSLRVYDLYRRQSSTLRATLGHEQASTRLLGEVAKAIPEPTGTFQDIQQGRYQMFLWLVMASLTITVLRNVLRFFQDYLVQTSVFRACMDIRCENYGITLRLPMTYFSQHGSSDTMSRFIADTSEVAQGQETLLGITVVEPLKAIGCIIGAFMVSWKLTLMSLIIGPMVFGMIRLLAKAMKRASRKALEGWSRMLGRLEETLTGVRVVKAYTMEPAEEGRFKNINAAVYKQQRRMARIDSASSPMIEVLGFLAGLGAACLAGYWVLVLQTMSADKLALWIALLTGMFDPMRKLSKIATRFHRADAGAQRIFELHDQNVEKEFPSAKPLARLGRSLAFDNISFRYPGAATQALENIKLDIAAGHVVAFVGPNGSGKTTLVSMVPRLLDPDSGRITVDGQDVAAVQIRSLRQQIAVVTQDAVLFHATIADNIAYGRPDATREQIEAAARKAFVDEFVRDMKDGYDTIVGEHGTTLSGGQKQRIAIARAVLRDPAILIFDEAMSQVDGDSERRIHQAMQDVIRGRTTLIVAHRFATVLSADRIVVMDGGRMIDSGRHEELLARCGLYRQLYETQFLDSSGHRR, from the coding sequence GGGCTGCACGGTTGGGCCTGGAACTCGGTGGTCGAAGACCGACTGGGCGTCACGGTCGTGCAGCACGTGGTCCCTCCCGACATGCCGCCCATCGACGGGCAGACCGTCCTGATGGTCGTCGACGTGGTGAAGGTGAACAAGGACGGCGCGGCCGCCGCGGCCGGGCTCAGAGAAAACGTGTGGTTGGTGGGCATTGAAGACCGCCGGGACGACCACCGCGTGATGCGGGCCGACCGCCTGGTGCGGGAACTGGCGGCCATGCCGCCCGGTCAGACGGTGTCGCTGCGGGTGTACGATCTATACCGGCGGCAGTCGTCCACGCTGCGCGCGACGCTGGGGCATGAGCAGGCCAGTACGCGTCTGCTGGGGGAGGTGGCCAAGGCCATTCCCGAGCCGACCGGGACGTTCCAGGACATCCAGCAGGGGCGCTACCAGATGTTTCTGTGGTTGGTGATGGCCAGCCTGACCATCACCGTGCTGCGCAACGTCCTGCGGTTTTTCCAGGATTACCTGGTTCAGACGAGCGTCTTTCGCGCCTGCATGGACATCCGCTGCGAAAACTATGGCATTACGCTGCGCCTTCCGATGACCTATTTCTCACAGCACGGCTCCAGCGACACCATGAGCCGGTTCATCGCCGATACCAGCGAAGTGGCCCAGGGGCAGGAAACGCTGCTGGGCATCACCGTCGTCGAACCGCTCAAGGCTATCGGCTGCATCATTGGCGCCTTCATGGTTTCCTGGAAGTTGACGCTGATGTCGCTGATCATCGGCCCGATGGTCTTTGGCATGATCCGCCTGCTGGCCAAGGCGATGAAGCGTGCCAGCCGCAAGGCGCTGGAGGGCTGGTCCCGCATGCTCGGTCGCCTGGAGGAAACGCTCACGGGCGTTCGGGTGGTCAAGGCCTACACGATGGAACCGGCGGAAGAGGGGCGGTTCAAGAACATCAACGCGGCGGTCTACAAGCAGCAGCGCCGGATGGCGCGGATCGATTCGGCCAGCTCGCCCATGATCGAGGTGCTGGGGTTCCTGGCCGGTCTGGGCGCCGCCTGCCTGGCGGGATACTGGGTGCTGGTGCTCCAGACGATGTCGGCCGACAAGCTGGCGCTGTGGATCGCCCTGCTGACGGGCATGTTCGACCCGATGCGCAAGCTCTCGAAGATCGCCACGCGATTTCACCGCGCCGACGCCGGGGCGCAGCGCATCTTCGAGCTGCACGACCAGAACGTTGAAAAGGAATTTCCCTCCGCCAAACCGCTGGCTCGTCTGGGTCGAAGCCTCGCCTTCGACAACATCTCGTTCCGTTATCCCGGGGCGGCCACGCAGGCGTTGGAGAACATCAAGCTGGACATCGCCGCCGGGCACGTGGTGGCGTTTGTCGGGCCCAATGGCTCGGGCAAGACGACGCTGGTGTCGATGGTGCCTCGGTTGCTGGACCCCGACAGCGGGCGCATCACGGTCGACGGACAGGACGTTGCCGCCGTCCAGATCCGCTCGCTGCGCCAACAGATCGCCGTGGTCACGCAGGACGCGGTGCTTTTTCACGCCACGATCGCGGACAATATCGCCTACGGGCGCCCCGACGCCACGCGCGAGCAGATCGAGGCCGCCGCGCGCAAGGCCTTCGTCGACGAGTTCGTGCGGGACATGAAGGACGGCTATGATACCATCGTGGGCGAACACGGCACGACGCTGTCGGGCGGGCAGAAGCAGCGCATCGCCATCGCCCGGGCGGTGCTGCGCGACCCGGCGATCCTGATCTTCGACGAGGCCATGAGCCAGGTCGACGGCGACAGCGAACGGCGCATCCACCAGGCGATGCAGGACGTCATCCGCGGGCGCACGACGCTGATCGTCGCCCACCGCTTCGCCACGGTGCTCAGCGCCGACCGCATCGTCGTCATGGACGGCGGGCGCATGATCGACAGTGGACGCCATGAAGAACTGCTGGCGCGGTGCGGGCTCTATCGCCAGCTTTACGAAACGCAATTTCTCGATTCCTCGGGGCACCGGCGGTGA